One window of the Sphaerochaeta associata genome contains the following:
- a CDS encoding V-type ATP synthase subunit K (produces ATP from ADP in the presence of a proton gradient across the membrane; the K subunit is a nonenzymatic component which binds the dimeric form by interacting with the G and E subunits): MANLEFIGMACALALSALGSGLGAGAAAQAAVGGWKKCYANGKPAPFIMVAFAGAPLTQTIYGFLLMNFIAAAIAAGAASTLALGVGVFGGLAIGLSAWMQGKVAANACDALAETGKGTANYFIVIGIVETVALFTLVFSLLALQ; this comes from the coding sequence ATGGCAAATTTGGAATTTATCGGAATGGCTTGCGCTTTGGCTCTTTCTGCTCTCGGCTCCGGTCTCGGCGCAGGTGCAGCTGCACAGGCGGCTGTTGGTGGTTGGAAGAAGTGCTATGCCAATGGAAAGCCTGCTCCCTTCATCATGGTTGCGTTCGCTGGTGCCCCGCTGACCCAGACCATCTATGGCTTCTTGTTGATGAACTTCATCGCCGCCGCCATCGCAGCAGGCGCAGCTTCTACACTTGCCCTCGGCGTTGGTGTCTTTGGTGGTCTTGCCATCGGGCTTTCAGCCTGGATGCAGGGAAAGGTTGCAGCCAATGCCTGTGATGCGCTTGCTGAAACCGGCAAGGGAACCGCCAACTACTTCATCGTTATCGGTATCGTTGAGACCGTGGCACTCTTCACCTTGGTCTTCAGCCTGCTCGCCCTGCAATAA
- a CDS encoding V-type ATP synthase subunit I, with the protein MKKAYIIVQAHNGRSMLRDLRKAGLLHIDTQQVRNDRIEGLEKTYDQISQIRSAIADLQDKKKPKEQLTLSDEVFAEVAERYQGLLESRKKLEEQISHDKIQIEALSAWGDFDPDQVRTLAMQGIKLYFYTITKKDLEKLDASIQYLPLAPVGSLEAIATVGSELPSEVSATRFYLPEYGLGFLQKRFASDQKQLSHIVQNLKHGAEYLDAFALQLKKIEMAMRFERVGESLQATEELTWICGYLPEMEVEKFTSLAASHQWAYLLDDVSEEDTPPTLVKYAKGLGIIKPVFDILGTVPGYRENDISTWFLLFFTLFFAMIIGDAGYGLIFLGAAVGLHAKQKKATTLVMLIYVLSIATLVWGSLTGTWFGSKAILVAFPFLQNLVIPSISNYPELFGLTAVDAQNQVMKFCFIIGTVQLSLACIMNIMHKIPKKDLSFVADIGWLIDILALYFIVLQLVVGEPADVMLIFSIVGIGFLLVVSFGSQAPGVPFLKGFLSGLGGFFTTFLNTISAFSNIMSYIRLFAVGMASVAIAQSFNSMASGMLSGWALPAGILILVIGHSLNLVMGLLSVVVHGVRLNLLEFSGQLGMEWTGIAYEPFAQTVEEN; encoded by the coding sequence ATGAAAAAAGCCTATATCATTGTACAGGCGCATAATGGTCGCTCCATGCTCAGGGACCTGAGAAAAGCCGGGCTCCTGCATATCGACACCCAGCAGGTCCGCAATGATCGGATTGAAGGGCTTGAAAAGACGTATGACCAGATCAGCCAAATTCGCTCTGCCATTGCAGATTTGCAGGATAAGAAAAAACCTAAGGAGCAGCTGACGCTCTCTGATGAAGTCTTTGCCGAAGTTGCGGAACGCTATCAAGGACTCTTGGAGAGTAGAAAGAAGCTTGAAGAGCAGATTTCTCATGACAAGATTCAAATTGAAGCACTAAGTGCCTGGGGTGATTTCGATCCCGATCAGGTACGTACACTTGCAATGCAAGGAATCAAGCTGTATTTCTATACCATCACCAAGAAAGACCTGGAAAAACTAGACGCTTCAATCCAGTACCTTCCCTTGGCTCCTGTAGGCAGTCTGGAGGCCATTGCAACGGTTGGGAGTGAACTTCCCTCCGAGGTCTCGGCCACTCGTTTCTACCTTCCGGAGTATGGGCTTGGATTTCTGCAGAAGAGGTTCGCCTCGGATCAGAAGCAGCTTTCGCACATTGTTCAAAACCTCAAGCATGGCGCAGAATATCTTGATGCTTTTGCCCTGCAACTCAAGAAAATCGAGATGGCGATGCGTTTTGAACGGGTGGGTGAGTCTTTACAAGCAACCGAGGAGTTGACGTGGATTTGCGGATATCTGCCAGAAATGGAAGTTGAGAAATTCACCAGTCTTGCAGCTTCTCATCAGTGGGCTTATCTGCTCGATGATGTTTCAGAAGAGGACACTCCTCCGACGTTGGTCAAGTATGCAAAGGGTCTTGGAATCATCAAGCCTGTGTTCGATATCTTGGGCACGGTACCCGGATATCGCGAGAATGACATCAGTACCTGGTTCTTGCTCTTCTTCACCCTTTTCTTTGCCATGATCATCGGAGATGCAGGCTATGGCTTGATTTTCTTGGGTGCTGCAGTGGGTTTGCATGCAAAGCAGAAAAAGGCAACCACCTTGGTGATGCTCATCTATGTACTGAGTATCGCAACACTGGTGTGGGGGAGCCTGACAGGAACCTGGTTCGGTTCCAAAGCAATCTTGGTCGCTTTCCCCTTCCTTCAGAACTTGGTAATTCCTTCCATCTCGAACTATCCGGAGCTCTTTGGCTTGACTGCGGTGGATGCGCAGAACCAGGTGATGAAGTTCTGCTTCATCATTGGAACTGTTCAGCTTTCTCTTGCGTGCATTATGAACATCATGCACAAGATTCCCAAGAAAGACCTCAGTTTTGTCGCCGATATCGGGTGGTTGATCGATATCCTTGCGCTCTATTTCATCGTCCTGCAACTGGTTGTGGGAGAACCTGCGGATGTAATGCTGATATTCAGCATTGTAGGAATTGGTTTCCTTTTGGTTGTCAGCTTCGGAAGTCAAGCTCCTGGAGTGCCTTTTCTGAAAGGGTTCCTCAGCGGGTTGGGTGGTTTCTTTACCACCTTTCTCAACACCATCAGCGCCTTCTCAAATATCATGAGCTACATCAGGTTGTTTGCGGTGGGTATGGCATCGGTTGCGATTGCTCAAAGTTTCAACAGTATGGCAAGCGGCATGCTCAGCGGCTGGGCTTTACCGGCCGGTATTCTGATTTTGGTTATCGGGCACTCCTTGAACTTGGTCATGGGTTTGCTCAGTGTGGTCGTACATGGCGTACGTCTCAATCTCTTGGAGTTCTCCGGCCAGCTAGGAATGGAGTGGACCGGAATCGCATATGAACCGTTTGCACAAACGGTGGAAGAAAACTGA
- a CDS encoding V-type ATP synthase subunit D: MAVKLTKNEQKLQKDRLKQYQRYLPTLQLKKQQLQMVIRQIETEVASLRVKQEKLVQDMQSWIAVYHENSAFSAEHKVEQLVKVDRVVRTKGNIAGVNIPVFKELTFVPISYDLREFPLWVDKGLESLRDCARYDALISTLEQQIKLLGRELRTTSQRVNLFEKVKIPEAKDNIRRIGIYLGDQQTAAVVRGKIAKKKLVQGA; encoded by the coding sequence ATGGCCGTCAAACTGACGAAGAACGAGCAAAAACTGCAAAAAGACCGATTGAAGCAATACCAACGGTATCTGCCGACCCTGCAGCTGAAAAAACAACAGCTGCAGATGGTCATCAGGCAGATTGAGACCGAGGTTGCTTCATTGCGGGTAAAACAGGAGAAGCTGGTTCAGGATATGCAGAGCTGGATCGCCGTTTACCATGAAAACTCGGCATTCAGCGCTGAGCACAAGGTTGAACAGTTGGTGAAAGTCGACCGGGTGGTTCGTACCAAGGGAAATATTGCAGGGGTTAACATTCCTGTTTTCAAGGAATTGACGTTTGTTCCCATCTCCTACGATTTGAGGGAGTTTCCCCTGTGGGTCGATAAAGGATTGGAAAGTCTTCGTGATTGTGCCCGGTACGATGCCTTGATATCAACTTTGGAACAGCAGATCAAGTTGCTGGGAAGGGAGTTGAGAACCACGAGCCAACGAGTCAATCTTTTTGAGAAAGTAAAAATTCCTGAGGCGAAAGATAATATCAGACGCATTGGGATTTATCTGGGAGATCAGCAGACTGCTGCCGTCGTCCGGGGTAAAATCGCCAAGAAAAAACTGGTGCAGGGGGCCTGA
- a CDS encoding V-type ATP synthase subunit B — MQKVYSKIESIVGNVITVRAKDVRNSELAIVTSGSVQSYANVIKLDNDLVSLQVFSGAQGISTGDQVRFLGVPMRVSYTDNLLGRVFDGTGTPRDNGPSMTENMIDIGGPAVNPAKRIIPRNMIRTGIPMIDVFNTLVESQKLPIFSVSGEPYNQLLARIAMQAEVDLIVLGGMGLKYDDYLFFKDTLESSGAMSRTIMFIHTASDPTVECMLVPDMALAVAERFALDGKKVLVLLTDMTNFADSMKEMAITMDQVPSNRGYPGDLYSSLASRYEKAVDFEGAGSVTILAVTTMPGDDVTHPVPDNTGYITEGQYYLKGGRIEPFGSLSRLKQQVNKDTRDDHRSLMDGMIKLYASYKESVEKKSMGFMMTEWDDKLLKYGRLFESKLMDLSVNISLEQALDLGWEILSQCFEPNETGLKSDLILSRWPKKLND; from the coding sequence ATGCAAAAGGTATATTCAAAAATTGAGTCCATTGTCGGTAACGTCATCACAGTCCGTGCAAAGGATGTACGTAATAGTGAATTGGCTATTGTAACTTCCGGTTCAGTGCAGAGTTATGCCAACGTCATCAAACTCGACAATGATCTGGTTTCGCTGCAGGTTTTCAGTGGTGCGCAGGGAATTTCAACCGGTGATCAGGTTCGTTTCCTTGGAGTTCCCATGCGTGTCTCCTATACCGACAATCTTTTAGGTCGTGTGTTCGACGGTACCGGCACTCCTCGTGACAACGGCCCGTCCATGACCGAGAATATGATCGATATCGGCGGTCCTGCAGTAAACCCGGCGAAGCGCATCATCCCGAGAAACATGATCAGAACCGGTATTCCGATGATCGACGTATTCAATACGCTCGTAGAAAGCCAGAAACTGCCGATTTTCTCTGTCAGCGGAGAGCCGTACAACCAACTGCTCGCCCGCATCGCCATGCAGGCTGAAGTTGATTTGATCGTTCTTGGCGGCATGGGATTGAAGTATGATGACTATCTGTTCTTCAAGGATACCCTGGAAAGCAGTGGTGCAATGAGCAGGACGATTATGTTCATCCATACTGCAAGCGACCCGACCGTTGAGTGCATGCTGGTGCCGGACATGGCTCTTGCAGTAGCCGAACGCTTCGCCCTCGATGGAAAGAAGGTTCTGGTACTGCTTACCGATATGACCAACTTCGCCGACTCCATGAAGGAAATGGCCATTACCATGGATCAGGTGCCTTCCAACCGCGGCTATCCGGGAGACCTTTACAGTTCACTTGCTTCCCGTTATGAGAAGGCTGTAGACTTCGAGGGTGCCGGCTCGGTTACCATCCTGGCTGTTACCACCATGCCTGGTGACGACGTAACCCATCCGGTTCCAGACAATACCGGGTATATCACCGAGGGGCAGTACTACCTCAAGGGCGGACGCATCGAACCCTTTGGTTCGTTGAGCCGACTCAAGCAGCAGGTAAACAAGGATACCCGTGACGACCATCGTTCCTTGATGGACGGTATGATCAAGCTCTATGCTTCGTACAAGGAGTCTGTTGAGAAGAAGTCCATGGGATTCATGATGACCGAATGGGACGACAAACTCCTTAAGTATGGTCGTTTGTTTGAGTCCAAGTTGATGGATTTGAGTGTGAATATTTCTCTTGAGCAGGCATTGGACCTGGGTTGGGAGATTCTCTCTCAGTGTTTCGAACCGAATGAAACCGGTTTGAAGAGTGACCTTATCCTCAGCCGCTGGCCGAAGAAGTTGAACGACTAA
- a CDS encoding V-type ATP synthase subunit A, whose amino-acid sequence MANTSGRVLGVNGNMVTVEFDNAISKNEVGYIQVGSDRLKGEVIRINGNTAALQVFEMTNGISVGDRVEFTDEMLSVALGPGLLQQIYDGLQNPLPQLAEQCGFFLQRGVYLDAIPNKNWDFTPTAGVGDTLYPGDTFGTVPEGLFTHQIMVPFTFANVPYKVLSIKEKGSYGVRDIVCVVEDQKGAKKELSMVFTWPVKKAIKLYEERLRPDETLVTKIRIIDTFLPVAKGGTYCTPGPFGAGKTVLQHMTSRNADVDIVIIAACGERAGEVVEVLKEFPELTDPKTGRSLMERTIIICNTSSMPVASREASVYTAVTIAEYYRQMGLNILLLADSTSRWAQAMREMSGRLEEIPGEEAFPAYLESRIAEFYERACKVRLKDGRIGSVTIGGTVSPAGGNFEEPVTQATLKVVGAFHGLSRERSDARKYPAIDPLSSWSKYEGVIKGSKVEYARRILFRGSEINQMMKVVGEEGTSVVDYVTYQKGELLDACYLQQNSFDPVDSSIPIERQRYLFDLLFKVLASEFAFDDKKQVRSFFNTIRQHFLDWNNVPFKGERFAQIEKEIETLYKGKQVAVDPDAEKLI is encoded by the coding sequence ATGGCAAATACAAGTGGACGTGTTCTGGGCGTCAATGGAAACATGGTAACAGTCGAATTTGACAATGCCATCTCCAAGAACGAGGTAGGGTATATTCAGGTCGGTTCCGACCGCCTCAAGGGCGAGGTAATCCGCATCAACGGAAATACCGCCGCTCTTCAGGTGTTTGAAATGACCAACGGCATCAGTGTAGGCGACCGTGTTGAATTCACTGACGAAATGTTGAGCGTGGCGCTCGGGCCCGGTCTCTTGCAACAAATCTACGATGGTCTGCAGAATCCTCTTCCCCAGCTTGCCGAGCAGTGCGGCTTTTTCCTGCAGCGTGGCGTCTACCTCGATGCCATCCCGAATAAGAACTGGGATTTCACCCCGACCGCCGGCGTCGGTGACACCCTCTATCCCGGCGATACCTTCGGCACTGTTCCCGAAGGGTTGTTCACCCATCAAATCATGGTGCCGTTCACATTCGCCAATGTTCCCTACAAGGTGCTTTCGATCAAGGAAAAGGGCTCCTATGGGGTGCGTGACATTGTCTGTGTGGTTGAAGACCAAAAGGGCGCAAAAAAGGAGCTCTCCATGGTCTTTACCTGGCCTGTAAAGAAGGCCATCAAGCTTTACGAAGAGCGGCTTCGTCCCGATGAGACACTGGTTACAAAAATCAGGATCATCGATACTTTCCTGCCTGTCGCCAAGGGCGGCACCTACTGTACTCCCGGACCATTTGGAGCAGGAAAGACTGTTTTGCAACATATGACCAGCCGTAATGCCGATGTGGATATCGTAATCATAGCAGCCTGCGGTGAACGCGCCGGTGAGGTCGTTGAAGTACTTAAGGAGTTCCCCGAGCTCACCGACCCGAAGACCGGTCGGTCCTTGATGGAACGAACCATCATCATCTGCAATACTTCCTCCATGCCTGTAGCCAGTCGTGAGGCTTCGGTGTATACAGCGGTCACAATCGCAGAATACTACCGGCAGATGGGTTTGAACATTCTTCTGCTTGCCGATTCCACCAGCCGCTGGGCGCAGGCCATGCGGGAGATGAGTGGAAGACTTGAGGAGATTCCAGGTGAGGAAGCCTTCCCTGCCTACCTCGAGAGCAGGATTGCAGAGTTCTATGAACGAGCATGCAAAGTTCGACTCAAGGATGGACGCATTGGTTCCGTCACAATCGGCGGAACGGTAAGTCCTGCAGGCGGTAACTTCGAGGAGCCTGTCACCCAGGCTACACTGAAGGTTGTCGGTGCCTTCCATGGACTGAGCAGGGAGAGAAGTGATGCACGTAAGTATCCTGCCATCGACCCTCTCTCCTCATGGTCGAAATATGAGGGTGTCATCAAGGGAAGCAAAGTGGAGTATGCTCGACGCATCCTCTTCAGGGGTAGTGAAATCAACCAGATGATGAAGGTTGTAGGTGAAGAGGGAACTTCGGTCGTCGACTATGTAACGTATCAGAAGGGTGAGCTCCTGGATGCATGCTATCTTCAGCAGAACTCCTTCGACCCGGTCGACTCCTCAATCCCTATTGAACGACAGCGCTACTTGTTCGACTTGTTGTTCAAGGTCTTGGCAAGCGAGTTCGCCTTCGATGACAAGAAACAGGTTCGTTCGTTCTTCAATACTATCAGGCAGCATTTCCTGGACTGGAACAACGTTCCTTTCAAGGGAGAGCGATTTGCTCAGATTGAGAAAGAAATTGAGACGCTCTACAAGGGTAAACAGGTTGCTGTTGATCCTGATGCCGAGAAGCTGATCTAA
- a CDS encoding DUF2764 family protein has translation MASYYYLVATLPTLRLDGPLSFSTETFLTLCKTQVSERHYHLLCMALSGEKASHPFLKAYQHFETMVNKELVEQRSRKLSLSDPAYRNDADKEGRISDTVRQALAQENVLEAELLLLTLHWKFLDELATLHTFDIEALLSFALKLKLLQRKSLFTREEGNAEFKRLFSNIQTEIANN, from the coding sequence GTGGCTTCCTACTATTATCTGGTTGCGACCTTGCCGACGTTGCGCTTGGACGGGCCGCTTTCGTTTTCCACCGAAACTTTTCTCACGCTATGCAAAACGCAGGTCAGTGAACGGCACTACCACCTGCTTTGCATGGCTTTGAGCGGGGAGAAGGCCTCTCACCCTTTCTTGAAGGCGTATCAGCACTTCGAGACGATGGTGAACAAGGAACTGGTGGAACAACGAAGTCGAAAGCTGTCCCTTTCCGACCCTGCTTATCGCAACGATGCGGACAAGGAAGGAAGAATCAGCGATACGGTCCGTCAGGCCCTTGCCCAAGAGAATGTACTGGAGGCGGAGTTGCTCTTGCTAACCTTGCATTGGAAATTCTTGGACGAGCTTGCAACCTTGCATACCTTTGACATAGAGGCTCTCTTGAGTTTTGCACTCAAGTTGAAATTGCTTCAGCGAAAGAGTCTCTTTACCCGTGAGGAGGGAAATGCCGAGTTCAAGCGTCTCTTCTCCAATATTCAAACTGAAATAGCGAATAATTAG
- a CDS encoding V-type ATP synthase subunit E, protein MAQQIQDLVASIRKDGIEVAQKEAAQIIADAKAQAEDLIREAKKEAASLLEKAQREIDTRDQSARSSLQQASRDVQLSLKKAITTQLDRLLVEQVEKAYASNDLVSLIASVVASLGDAKQHEVQLSRKDFDALAKSLAGQLSDAIKAGLEIKPVASVSTGFRIAAKDGASFYDFSAEETAALLKPFLSAAIEKIVFSSAK, encoded by the coding sequence ATGGCTCAACAAATTCAAGATTTGGTTGCTTCCATCCGCAAGGATGGGATTGAGGTTGCCCAAAAAGAGGCAGCCCAGATTATTGCTGATGCGAAGGCCCAGGCCGAAGATTTGATCAGAGAGGCGAAAAAAGAAGCAGCCTCATTGTTGGAGAAAGCACAGAGGGAGATCGACACTCGGGACCAAAGCGCACGTTCCAGCCTGCAACAGGCCAGCCGTGATGTGCAGCTCTCGCTCAAGAAAGCCATCACCACCCAGTTGGATAGACTGCTCGTCGAGCAGGTCGAGAAGGCTTATGCTTCAAATGATTTGGTTTCACTGATTGCCAGTGTCGTTGCTTCCCTTGGCGATGCCAAGCAACACGAAGTACAGTTGAGCCGGAAAGACTTTGATGCACTTGCCAAGAGTCTTGCTGGACAGTTGAGCGATGCCATCAAGGCCGGTCTTGAAATCAAGCCGGTTGCCTCCGTGTCTACTGGTTTCAGGATTGCCGCGAAGGATGGCGCCTCATTCTATGACTTCAGTGCAGAAGAGACAGCGGCGCTGCTTAAGCCATTCCTCTCTGCTGCAATCGAAAAGATCGTCTTCAGTTCGGCGAAGTAA